A window of candidate division KSB1 bacterium genomic DNA:
CACGCAGCATCAAGGATATAGTGCACAAATCGAGGAGCCTTGCCATAGTTTCCCTGATAAAATTTCGATACAATCCATTCCAGACGTTTGCGCCAGCGAACGGTCCCATAAAAAATCTGTTGAATCAAGGCGCGGTCCAATTCGCTATATTGCGATCGGCGCATCTCAGATTCGTATAGCAAATCCGCATAAGCATCGCTTTGATCGAGACGATCGAGCAGTTTGAGGACACAATGGCGCGGAGCTAACTTCATAAGTGAGTTCATATTTTCTGTGGAACTACCCTCTATCAACTTCAGTCATCGCACGGAACCGGCGAAAGAATTATCTCAAACGTACCCATTCGGCCCGCTAATTCAGTAACTCCCCGATCCGCAGCCGATGACCCCGAAGATATTCTGCGGTAGACATCCTCCGCTTGTTTTCCGGTTGAAGCTCGGTGATTGCCAGCACACCTCTTCCTGTTGCAACGAAGATAGCCTCTTTATTGATATCGATGATCTGTCCTGGCAAACCAGGAGCAGCTACATCAGGCGTCACGACGTGAGCCCGACAAATTTTCAATTCTTGATTTTGATAATACGTGAATGCTCGCGGGAGCGGCGAAAGCCCGCGAATCAAATTATAGATGGCAAGAGAATCTTTCTGCCAATCAATATGGCAAATTTCTCGGGTGATTTTAGGGGCACGAGTGACCTCCCCTTGTTGCGGATGGCGTGGTGCCCGCCCACTTTCAATCAAATCCACTGTTTCCAGCAGCAAATCAGCGCCAATTAGACTCAACCGATCATGCAGCTCGCCAGCGGTCTCATCGGGAGAAATGGGAATAGCTCGCTGCAAGATCCAATTCCCCGCATCTACCTGTTGTTCGATAAAAAAAGTGGTCACCCCCGTTTCACTTTCACCATTAATAATGGCCCAATTAATGGGCGCTGCTCCGCGATACTTCGGCAATAAGGAAGCATGTAAATTAATTGCCCCTTGGCTTGGAATTGTAAAAACCGCTGTTGGCAAAATGCGAAACGCCACCACAACATATAGATCTGCCGGTATCTGCCTGAGCGCTGCAATAAACGAATCCTCCGAGAGCTTCTCTGGGGTTAGGACTGGAATACCGTGGCGTTGTGCGACCTGCTTGACCGGCGTTGGAGAGAGCTTTAAGCCTCGCCCCACTGGCTTATCCGGCCCAGTCACGACTGCCAGCACCCGATGGTGGCTGGCAATCAGTTTTTCCAAGCTGGGGATCGCAAATTCTGGTGTTCCCATGAATAGGATATTCATCTATCCGCCCTTTTTCATATATCGATCCAGAGAACTGTTGCGTCAGCCGAAATATCGCCATGATGAAAATTCAATTCGCCCGCCAGCTATCTGAAGGATAGCTACGGACGGTCCGCAACTAAGCGACTTCTTTCATGAGCATCATTTCTTCATCTGCAATGGCTTTCAGCTCTTTTTTGAGCATTTGCTTTTTCAATGGACTGATGCGATCGATGAACAAGACGCCGTTCAAATGATCAATTTCATGTTGCAGGACTCGGGCCAGCAAGCCATCGAAGTCATCCTCATGATTTGCGCCATCGACAGTCTGATAGCGAAGCCTGATTTTTTCAGGACGCTTCACCTCGGCACGGATCTCGGGGATGCTTAAACAGCCTTCTTCTAAAACCGATTCGCCCTCCGCCGCGAGGATGACAGGATTGATATATGCTGTTGGCTTGCCGTCTTCAAAAATTAAGCTATGATCGACCACCAGCAGCGCGATCGATTCCGCCACTTGAGGTGCCGCTAAACCAATGCCACCTTCAACCTGCATGGTCAAGATCATATTCTCGATCAATTTTTCAATCCATGGGTCGATCTTTTCCACTTTTTTGGCCTTCATCCGCAAAATCGGATTGCCGTATTTTATGATTCTCAATTTCTCCATTTTCCATCGTCTATCGAAGTTCAGTGGGCGGATATGATATCTCTTTGAATCAGTGAGTCGCACAATCGCCCAAATTCTCGTTCCTCAAATTACGCCTTCTCTACGACCTGTGCTACCGAGCTCTTTACCAGTTCAATCTTGGTATTATCATCGATTTTCACGACAACCGTATTCTCTTTGTCTTTGACGCTTAAAACCGTTCCATAAATACCACCAGCAGTGATGATCTTATCCCCCTTCTTAAGGGCATCAAGCATCATGCGATGCTGCTTTTGTCTTTTGGCCTGTGGGCGAAAAATAAGAAAATACATGATCGCAAAGATCAAAATAATCGGCAACCACAATGCCAATGGATTGGCCTGTCCCTGGCCACTTGCCGGTCCAGCCATGAGTAGAACGAAATTTAACACCTATTTTCCTCCTCAAATTGATACATGATGATGAATTGAATTGATATGATTGTCCCTTGTGTCTTCTATAACCATGGCGCTGTCTGAAAAATAGCGTGCCAGAAATTGATTTTTCCACTCCGAGTATCGATCCTCTAAGATCGCTTGTCTTGCCCGGCGCATCAGTTCCAAATAAAAATACAAATTATGGAGACTAACCAGCCGCATTCCTAAAATCTCTTCCGCCTTAAATAAATGCCGAATATATGCTCGGGTAAAGTTTCGACAGGTATAACAACAGCAAGCCTCGTCGATCGGCCGAAAATCGTCTTTATAGGTAGCATTTTTGACCACCAATGGGCCATCGAACGTGAATGCCGTACCTTTTCGTCCATTGCGCGTTGGCATCACACAATCGAACATATCCACTCCCATTTCGATCGCTTGCACCAGGTCCTCTGGTTTGCCGACACCCATCAGATAGCGCGGCTTATTCTCGGGCAAAATTTCAGTACAAATCTGCGTCATCTCGAACATTGCATCCTTTGGTTCCCCGACCGATAAACCGCCGATCGCGTATCCTGGGAAATCCATTTCTACCAGCGCATTGGCACTGTGCCTTCGGACTTCAGCATATGTGCTGCCCTGTACAATGGCAAACAACGCTTGGTCATAGCCGTAGAGCGGATCACTGTTTCGAAAGGCCTCCAACGAGCGACGCGCCCAATCCAGCGTGATCTCGTTGGATTGGATGGCCTGATCTAACGGGCATGGATAGGTTGTGCATTCATCCAGCACCATCATAATATCAGAGCCCAATTTGCGCTGAATTTGAATCACCCGCTCTGGCGTAAAAAAATGATATGACCCATCGAGATGCGATTGGAACTGCACTCCTTCGAACTTAACTTTATTCAAATCTGCCAGGCTGAAGACTTGATACCCGCCGCTATCCGTAAGTATTGGCCGCGGCCAACTCATAAAACGATGCAAACCGCCGGCGAAGTGGATCAGATCTTCTCCGGGGCGCAGATAAAGATGATAAGTATTCCCCAATATGATTTGAGCCCCAATTTGTTCCAATTCATCTGGAGAAAGCGTCTTCACCGTGCCTTGCGTTCCCACTGGCATGAAAATGGGCGTTATGACCTCGCCGTGCGCCAGAATAATTCTTCCCGCCCGAGCAGAAGTTAAACGATCTTTTTTTTCTAATTCGAACTTCAAAATAGATTATCGGATCTCATAATTCATGTTTAATTATCCATCAGCCATCAGGCGATCTCCAATGATCGACTTTGACATGTGATAATTATCGGTTATCAAATAAAACGATTGGCAATTTCCTCATGGTCTCATTCATGAAGAAGCAGCACGATGTTAAAGGACATTATCCATAGCTAACAACCTTTTCAAGGCTTGTAATGGCTTCTTCCGCTGCTTCCAAATTCATAACCGATTTTGAAATGCTGAGGCTCGTCCTTTGCCGTTGATTAGCGCTCGAACGAGAGCTCGAATTTTTGTCATTCCGACCGAAGGGAGAAATTAGTAAGTTCAGCAATCTAGATATAACCAGATTCCTCACTTCGTTCGGAATGACTTTTCCATTCAAGTTGAATGGTCTCCGATCAGACTCAGACATTGATGAGTGCCAGAACGAAAACCCCTCTTTTTATCATTTCGATCGCAGAAAGAAATCTTTAAATGGGACAATCTGAATGTAACCAGATTCCTCACTTCGTTCAGAATGACTTTTTTAATTCAAATGATTCGGAATGACCTTTTCCATTCAAATTGAATGGTCTCTGTTGAGACACTAATTAGATGCGAGCACTCAGTTCAGGATGCTCGATCCATTCACTGGTGCGCAGCCATTAAGCGATCAATTGCGCTACCGCTTGGGCCAATCGATCCACGGGATGGAATTTGATCCGTTCTTTGGGTTGCTTGATCGATTTCGCATTGGCAGATGGAAGAATCACTTGCTTAAAACCAAGCTTTTCAGCCTCGCTGATGCGGCGTTCAATTTGGGGCACTGGTCGGATCTCTCCAGCCAAACCGATCTCGCCGATCAGAACCACATCGGGTTGAATCACGGTGTTCTTTAGGCTCGAGGCAATGGCCATAGCGATCCCCAAATCTGCCGCAGTTTCATCGATGCGAACCCCTCCCACGGCGTTGACGAATACATCGAAGGTACCAATTCGGACGCCCACTCGCTTTTCGAGCACGGCCAGCAACATGGCTAACCGCTTTGGGTCGATACCAGTAGCGCTGCGTTGGGGCAAACCGTAATTTGAGGGACTAACTAAGGCTTGCACTTCCAAAAGAATGGGCCTTGATCCTTCCATCACACAAATGACCGATGAGCCAGAGCTATCGCCGGCTCGCTGGGCGAGGAACATCTCAGAAGGATTAGGTACTTCCTTCAACCCCCGATCGGTCATCGCAAACACGCCAATCTCATTCGTCGATCCAAATCGATTTTTCACCGCTCGGAGGATGCGAAAAAAATGATCTCGATCTCCTTCAAAGAACAACAGCGTGTCCACCGTATGCTCTAAAACCTTGGGGCCGGCGATGAAGCCGTCCTTCGTAACATGACCTACCAGAAATACGGGAATGCTTCGTTCCTTGGAGAGCCTGAGCAACTGCTGGGCACATTCACGGACCTGGCTAATACTGCCCGGCGAGCTCTCAAGTTCAGTGCGATAGATTGTCTGGATGGAATCGATCACAATCAATTGGGGATTTAGTTGATCGACCTCATGCAAAATACTACCAAGATCGTTCTCCGTCAGGACAAATAAGTGCTGGGCCGTCAGCCCTAATCGCTCGGCTCTCATTTTGATCTGAGATAGCGATTCTTCTCCCGAAACGTAGAGCACCTTAAAACTTTCATTTGCCAAGCGGGCAGCTTCCTGAAGCATCAAAGTCGATTTGCCGATCCCAGGATCGCCACCAATGAGCACCAAAGATCCATGGACGATGCCGCCGCCCAAAACCCGATTGAACTCCTGGCTGTGGCAAAGAATCCGAGGCTCTTGCTGGTATTGAATCTTGGCTAACGGCATCGCTGGAACCGCAGGCTTGATTGCCGCAGCCGGGATATCTGCTTTTGGCTCCACAGCTTCCTCAACCATGCTGTTCCAAGCCCCACATTCCGAACATCGCCCCAACCAGCGCGCCGAGACAAAGCCACAGCTCTGGCAAATATATTGGGTTTTCAACTTTTTCTGCTTCACGCTCTTAGTTGACCAATTGATTCATCTCGTTAATCCATTTGACCAGCGACGGTCATCCATGGAAGCCGACATAAGGCGATTCGCCACATTAAAAAAACGCTTGCTCACGAACTGATCCCAAATTTGGCGAGCTAAAATATAAATTATTCATTTAAAAGTCAAGAAATTTTTCCGCATCCTCATTGCCTCTCACCCTTGCTGATTACTGCTCACTGATTACTGGTCACTGATTTCTATCACTGATCACTGACTACCGGCGCTCGGGCAATCTCGGGATCAGTAAATATATCACTCTCATCACGACTTTTGGTCGAAAATTCCGAAACAATGGCTCCGTCTTTTCCAGCCTGGAACCAATGCAATGTATTGGGTTTTAGGGTATATTGGTCCCCAGGCTTCAATACCACCTCGTGCCAAACAGTGTACCATCTCTCTCTCCCTTTCGGTGGCGTGGCTTTGGGATTAGGGGTTGGCTCGCCTGGCACATAAAGATAAACTTCTCCCCAGCGGCAGCGAAATGTCTCTTCCTTGCCTGGCTCGCCTTCCACTGGCGGATGGCGATGCTCGGGACAGGTTTGCCCAGGAAACAGAACCAATTCTTTCGCACACACCCGATCGGTATTGACGTAGGTGATAATCTCCAAGCCAGTGCTTTCTAATTCGTTCAATCCGAAATCGGCCACCTCAATGGCCTGCTGCTCGACTGGTGTTAATACAATACCTGCCTTTTGGAAATACTCCAAGGTCCTCAATCGCGCTCGCTCGTACTGATCTCTGGTAATCATAAAGTCACCTCCACAGAAAAATATTTACCGGCTTACCTTATCCGTACAATCAGCTTCTTGTTTGTTTAATCGAGTTCTGCAAATTAGTTTCTGGTGCAAAATGCGAAATTAAATTCAGTCGCGTCGCTCCTGCGAATGCAGGAACATCTCTAATGGCTT
This region includes:
- the def gene encoding peptide deformylase, giving the protein MEKLRIIKYGNPILRMKAKKVEKIDPWIEKLIENMILTMQVEGGIGLAAPQVAESIALLVVDHSLIFEDGKPTAYINPVILAAEGESVLEEGCLSIPEIRAEVKRPEKIRLRYQTVDGANHEDDFDGLLARVLQHEIDHLNGVLFIDRISPLKKQMLKKELKAIADEEMMLMKEVA
- the yajC gene encoding preprotein translocase subunit YajC, giving the protein MLNFVLLMAGPASGQGQANPLALWLPIILIFAIMYFLIFRPQAKRQKQHRMMLDALKKGDKIITAGGIYGTVLSVKDKENTVVVKIDDNTKIELVKSSVAQVVEKA
- the fmt gene encoding methionyl-tRNA formyltransferase yields the protein MNILFMGTPEFAIPSLEKLIASHHRVLAVVTGPDKPVGRGLKLSPTPVKQVAQRHGIPVLTPEKLSEDSFIAALRQIPADLYVVVAFRILPTAVFTIPSQGAINLHASLLPKYRGAAPINWAIINGESETGVTTFFIEQQVDAGNWILQRAIPISPDETAGELHDRLSLIGADLLLETVDLIESGRAPRHPQQGEVTRAPKITREICHIDWQKDSLAIYNLIRGLSPLPRAFTYYQNQELKICRAHVVTPDVAAPGLPGQIIDINKEAIFVATGRGVLAITELQPENKRRMSTAEYLRGHRLRIGELLN
- the radA gene encoding DNA repair protein RadA: MKTQYICQSCGFVSARWLGRCSECGAWNSMVEEAVEPKADIPAAAIKPAVPAMPLAKIQYQQEPRILCHSQEFNRVLGGGIVHGSLVLIGGDPGIGKSTLMLQEAARLANESFKVLYVSGEESLSQIKMRAERLGLTAQHLFVLTENDLGSILHEVDQLNPQLIVIDSIQTIYRTELESSPGSISQVRECAQQLLRLSKERSIPVFLVGHVTKDGFIAGPKVLEHTVDTLLFFEGDRDHFFRILRAVKNRFGSTNEIGVFAMTDRGLKEVPNPSEMFLAQRAGDSSGSSVICVMEGSRPILLEVQALVSPSNYGLPQRSATGIDPKRLAMLLAVLEKRVGVRIGTFDVFVNAVGGVRIDETAADLGIAMAIASSLKNTVIQPDVVLIGEIGLAGEIRPVPQIERRISEAEKLGFKQVILPSANAKSIKQPKERIKFHPVDRLAQAVAQLIA
- the tgt gene encoding tRNA guanosine(34) transglycosylase Tgt, with protein sequence MKFELEKKDRLTSARAGRIILAHGEVITPIFMPVGTQGTVKTLSPDELEQIGAQIILGNTYHLYLRPGEDLIHFAGGLHRFMSWPRPILTDSGGYQVFSLADLNKVKFEGVQFQSHLDGSYHFFTPERVIQIQRKLGSDIMMVLDECTTYPCPLDQAIQSNEITLDWARRSLEAFRNSDPLYGYDQALFAIVQGSTYAEVRRHSANALVEMDFPGYAIGGLSVGEPKDAMFEMTQICTEILPENKPRYLMGVGKPEDLVQAIEMGVDMFDCVMPTRNGRKGTAFTFDGPLVVKNATYKDDFRPIDEACCCYTCRNFTRAYIRHLFKAEEILGMRLVSLHNLYFYLELMRRARQAILEDRYSEWKNQFLARYFSDSAMVIEDTRDNHINSIHHHVSI
- a CDS encoding D-lyxose/D-mannose family sugar isomerase, whose amino-acid sequence is MITRDQYERARLRTLEYFQKAGIVLTPVEQQAIEVADFGLNELESTGLEIITYVNTDRVCAKELVLFPGQTCPEHRHPPVEGEPGKEETFRCRWGEVYLYVPGEPTPNPKATPPKGRERWYTVWHEVVLKPGDQYTLKPNTLHWFQAGKDGAIVSEFSTKSRDESDIFTDPEIARAPVVSDQ